The sequence AATTGAATCCAAAGCTTGTGGAGGAacttcacaccaaggtaaagaagaatgtGCTCAAGAACTACAAGGTAACATaactaactcttacacttttatgcATGTGAACGATAagtgtgtggctagtagcccattaagtgtaagtagtagcttacctacatatgagtctattgattctttgcctcttgatgatgatgtacatgttgtgagtgtggatacactagttgatcctattgatgaccgaattgaatcttcttgtaagatcaatttgtgtcgACCTAGTGTTGAAGTCATTATGTTGAGTGAtagtacatcgtcttgtgaaaattatgttgatcaacttgtATGCAAAAACTAGTCCACCACTTGAGAAAATGTGTAGCGTGATTAAAGAACCTCAAGTAAGTGATGTAATTGAGAACATTAATCAATAAAATAGGAGTGACCCTTTGAGCTTGACCTTTAGTGAACATTTTAATActtgcttggctcatagggataatcatgtgcttgaaaaaattttgatacttgataatgGTCTTTTAGACAATGGATTTGCATATTCTATATCCTCTCTatggatagatccttctctctttaagaacaatatcttgtttgaatattCTGATCTCACTCCTAGTGAATTACTTAGTGGTGTGGATGTCATTCTTGATTTAGCTCATCTTGAGGGCTATATTCCATAtgacaacccactatggtgtgataacattcctcctaaagatgaaaatctcttcttggaagatgagagtactcttaaagGAAAGGAATGTaaagtcttggaaaggaataatcaattgggtgatgataactttgatttgcttgaatctTTAAGAAACTCACTAAGTGAATTTTCCTTAGAAAATGATTGTGGATATGATCCTTTATATGACACCCCACCCTTGTTTGATATTTATAAGAATGAATTTCTTGCTTTTTGTGAAGGTCTAAGTAATAATCCctttgatgttggtggtggtatgTGTTTACTTGAGGATTCAtccattgaaaaaaaaaagtatccaTTGTTTGTACATAGATTcatcttctactttgtgtgacccTATTGTTGAtaatactcatggtgatgatcttGGATCTAATATTGAGTACCTACATAGTGACACCTTTGTTGAAGTAGACTTGAGTGATGCATTTCTCTACTCTCTACTTGATTTTAATAATGTTtatgctattatagagagtatATCTTTCTATTTGGGTGAAACCTATGAGGAAAAAGAGTATTGTATAGACCCGTGTCTATGaccactctttccatttgaccccaGTGCCAAATTTGGAAATGGTGATCTTGGTaaacccaacttgttgcttggtctacatgaaaAACAAAGGTTGAATGGTGGTGTTGGTATCCTTTcctatgatggaaagtctttcttggggaTTCACAATCCACTTGAGGGACCAACATTATGTAAGAGAAAGAACTCCAACCAAGATAAGGGTTTTTTAAAGAAGGGTAGTAGTGAAAATCTCCAAGAGAGTTCACCATTATGTTTTTCCATTCTTGACCAAAGTTCCACCACTTGTAGGTCAGGAAGAGAGTCTTCTCTTGAAACAACTTTGGATTAATTCCATTTATGTGATACCCTTTTTCAATACGTGTGTAAAGATGATGCCTTTAAACTTGCTTTATTCTTATACTACCTCTTTGtctatgatgatatccatgctagtcttggatttGCTTTATATAGAGGTAGGaaacttgttggttggtccacttattTGAGTGACAATGCTATATGGATCTTATGGACTTTAAATCCAATTGAGGCACCACTCTTGATGCGGTTTCTTAAAGaggtaataaataaattgtgtcTTAAGGCTCCTAAGGTGAAAGTGTCCTTACCTTTTGGATTTAGTGATGCCATTATGATCTTTGTGGCTTCCTTACCTCTTGGTGATTGTCATAGCCAACTTCTTTGTGCATTTTTCAATAAGGTTCTAATGTTTACCatgaaggatccttggttatatatTAAGTTTGTGCAACCTTGACATGATGCTATGATTATttgtgctaactctaaccctcatgtcatgaggatgtcgTATTTGTTTATCCTacctttggttttgcaaggtttggattcgaggtcgaatccttttaaaaaagaggaggatgatacaagccaaattgcctCCGAACCTTTGGATGGGATACATATGATGCTTGAGGTGCTTGATGAATCCTTAGTGATATTAAAAGATGCCACATGAATGCCGATTATCATTAAGGAGGGTCAAAGGAATTTAACGAGGTCGAAGGAGTGTAAAACGAGGCTCGAAAGTCCTTAGAAGGGACATGCTCCCAAGGCACTTTGGATCCGCCTTTGATCCGCTCTAGCATTTCACGAGCGGGTCAAAACATCCCCTAGTGGGTCTTTTCTTGCATTTTGGGTCACTCTTGGGCCTTAATGTAATAAACTTAGTCTTGGCCTATAAATAGATTACTTTAGGTCTTTCTTCCTTAGCttgtttttttattatgatgatgaattcataaaaactccATTGGGATGGtgttgagtgcttggaaaagcgTTTGTTGACAATTATTTAGAAACAGTGGTTGTAAGGGAGATCTGATCTCCTTTCGGTCAACGTAAGAGATTTAGGTGCTTTGCTTGGTTTATTGATTGAGGATTaagggtttaatataccctttgtTTGCTTTCAATTCCTTTCATTGTGTCAATCTACCTATCTTTTTATCATCTATTCTTTTAccctttatctttttatttgtcaatttcattatttcttttgtgTTTGTGTTCGTTTCTCGTCTTCATAGATTTCTCTTGTATCACTGATGGTACTGTTGAGAGGTATAAAGCTAGGTTTGTTATCAGGGTGACACTTAAAAAGAGGGAATTGATTATCATGATACCTTTTCTACTGCGGTCAAGCTCACCACTGTTAAGTATCTCTTAGCCTTTGCGGATAAACACCACTAGACTATTTTCCAGCTGGATGtcaacaatttttttcttcatggTGACCTTCATGAAGATGTCTACACGAATATTCCCTTTGGCCTTAATGTTTTTGCCTCCTCTTCTTGTGCAACTCCTTTGGTTTATAAGCTCAGGAAGTCCTTATATGGCCTCAAATAGGCATCTAGATAGTGGTTTTATAAACTATCTGAATCCTTGTTATCTAGATGTTATGTTGCTAGCAAGACTGATTATTCTCTCTTCACTAAGTCTTCTGGTGATTCTTTTGTTGTTTTGGtggtttatgtggatgatattttattgGCTGGGCCTAACCTTGATGAAATAACCAATCTCAAATCCTTTCTTGAtcactaattcaagatcatggattTAGGGCTAGTTCACTATTTTCTGGGGCTGGAAATCTTATCACATGATTATGGTTATCTTATGCATCAACATAAGTATACTTCTGATTTGTTGGATAAGTTTCAATGTTCAGATTTCACCCCAGTTGCTTCTTATTTGGAAAATTCTGTCAAGCTGGTTCCTGATATGGGTGATCCTTTACCTAACCCTTCTATGTTCAGACGTTTGGTTGGTAAACTCAATTTTTGCAACATACCAGGCTTGATATATCTTTTGTTGTACAACATCTGATTCAGTTCTTACAGTCTCCTTGTGTGGCTCATATGAAGGCTGGTATCCATGTTCTCCGGTATCTACTGAATGCTCCAGATCAGGATATTTTTTACCTGCTTCCCCTTCTTTCTTGTTGTCTGTTTTTTCTGATTCTGATTGGTTTGCCTGACCCCTTTCAAGGAAGTCTGTCACTGGTTATTATGTGGTTTTGGGGGGTTGTCCTATTTCCTAGAAAAGTTAGAAGCAATCCAATATTGCTTTATCTTCTGCTGAGACTGAGTATCGAGCCTTACGCAAAGTAGTGGCTGAAATTGTTTGGTTACTTTGTCTATTTGCTGACATAGGTCTCACTATTTCTACTCCTGTTCCTGTGTTTTGTGATAGCCAGGCTGCATTGCACATTGCCAAGAATCCTGTTTTTCATGAGCGTActaagcacattgagattgactGTCACTATGTTCGTGATTGTCTTGCTGCTCAACTCATTTCTCGACATCATGTTGCTTCTGCTGATCAGTTTGCTGATATCCTAACCAAACCACTGAGTGGTccatttcatcatcatcatctttccaAACTGAGAGTGCACCACCCTCCAGCTTGGGGGGTGTTTACGAAGGCCCAATTACTTAGGTCCAACCATGGTTATAACCGGAACCCATTATACTTTTACacatgatgtttttatttttggtccaCTTTATATGTGTATCTGTATGTATATAGCGGGGGTGACGTGTAAAGACCTTCTAGAGAGTTCAGATGAATGAAAGAAGATATTTTTTTCCCTCTCTGTCTCTATGGTTGTTAGggttttctttcttcattttaatggtTATCTTGAGCTGTGAGGCTCTAACAAATACATAGTTAATCTCTAAAATTTATtggtatatatttttattttgacactCAAATTGAACATGTCATGTTCAATTGAGCAACTCAACTTTTAATAAGGTGTTCCCATTATTAGCCACTTCAATCACTATTCATCGGAGTAAGACAACTTTATATAAAACCATGTTGTTTCAATTAAATACCTTTAACTCTTCAATCAGAACAATTTACTTTCACTTTGAAGCGTGATCATCTTTGCTTAATGTAGTTCATTCTAGCTCTTTCTCTCAGTTTTGCATCATCTGTTTGTTCTGCTTTTTCAAGACATCACAATGTTAGAATAGATTATGCACTAATTAATAAACAGGCATCATtgctaattaatcattatattcgATCAGGATTTAATCCTTTACCTATATATGGACacgtctctctctctctctttttggTCTACTTGGGCCTAAATCTTCATTATGTACACATTTCTTTTAACATAATGTTgaatttcaagggtttagtcacAATTACGATTAACAATCCACTGCTAGAATTGCAACTATAACTTGTAGTCCAAAAAGCTGAACATCTTATATGTCAATCATGTACTTATGTTTCTACTTATTGTACTTCAAGTGTCTCGCAAGCATATTGATTGTTGTCCAAAAAAGTAGTTTGCCTTAATTATACTGAATTAGGGGTATTCACACATGGTTTAATTATGAGGACCCCTAGTTACAACTTTCAAATTACTCCTTTGATGGCCTTGCATTTCTTTCTACGTTACATACCTATAGTTATTTAGAGTAACGTTTACTCTGCTGACATGTGTTGCattctatcaaatcagcaaatcACACCTTTTTACCTTACCGACATATACTGAATTCTATCAAATCCGCCGATCATACTTGTAGAATACTTTTATTCCGACATAAAATACTGAATTCAATCAAATCCGCAAACCCGTGATGGGATCAAACCATACATAGCATGAGGAGCAGTGTATTGTGGTTGAAGGGTGTCCCTGAGGCATGAGCTTCAAATCATTTGGTTTGAAACACCATTGCTTGTCTTCGAAGCAGTAGAATAGCACAAGAATATTGTCTCTGTAATTAATTACTATCAGTACTTAATACAAATTAAATATGATGGAgaagcacatatatatttatatgaagTAGTTGAAGACAATCATGGCATTCCCACCTTTTAGTTGAATGTTGGCTCTTTTGAGGGTTACATCATGTCACCTTCCTCCTGCTTTTGAATATACCACTACAACCTTGTTACTAGTTAATATACAAGcacacttttaatataaatattaatccacattatttatttataatttgattaaGTTCATCATCTTAGTCAAATTTTTAGGCTGAAAGTAGGGTCCACAATGCACGACtcatcactttttaaaaattaaaatgtcaCTTTTTGCTAGCTTAGTATTTTTCTTAGAATGTTCATTATTTTGCTGGTCATTTCTCCAGCAACAAATTCAATGATGACCATCGCACTCATAACCTTAGAATGATTTCTGTTTCCCATAACATAGAAAGTAGTTGCTTTCGTTAGGGACGTGAATAAATAGGTAAAATTGTACTTGTACTTGATAACTTATCCCAAATTATCTTTCGTTTATTAGGTGATAAAATAATACGAGAAcatgtattaattaattaattgtaaTTTAGAGATAGTAATATATGTAAAACAAATGCATATTATGCATTGAATAAGCATACATACATACCCCAAAGATATAAATGTAGATTATCATGTTGGACTGATTCATAGGTCTGCAAACTTGTCAAGCCCACAATACAAAACCCAGGCCCATGAGATATTTCCACCCTTTAAACGGGTCATTTGCACTTTTGGCACTATTTTATGTTGGTCTTTAATTTTTGTCCTTCAGGAAATACTTATTTCACGGGGCATAATCTTATATTTTGGCATCGGGgtggttgagttggtttgagggGTACTTTCCATAACGGAGGTCGCGGATTCGATCCACCCCTAATGCCTTCTCAATTGAACTCGTCGCACGGGGTTTACCTAGTGAGGTTTACATCTCCTGTGTGGCTTGCGAGCTATTGCACTGTGAGGGATTTACCCAGTGCGCACACAGTGCTCACCTTAAGGGCAGAGGGTGTAGCGGTTGCAGggtttccaaaacaaaaaaaaaaaaaacttatatcTAGCTAGGCATATTAAAGAACATCTCATTTGAAACACAAACTGTGCAATTAAATACTGGGTgcttcttaattttctttttaagagGATGACAACTGAGGAGAGAAAAGAAGTAAGAAATCATATAGGCTTGGCACTTTCTTCGGTAGGACCAGAAAGGAATCTATATGCAACTCTACTTTAATATAGAAAAGGGTGAATAAAAGCTTTACAATTAAATGTAAAGTTGGAATTTTTTAAAAAGGCGACGacgacaacaacaataataaactaTACACATGACATTTATTGATTTAAACTAGTGTAAATACTAAATACTAGGGGAATAAATGTTTATTTTCTCCAATGAAATTGTGGCTTGTTTGGTTGAACAGAAGAAGCTGGTGAAAGACTGTCAAGGAAAAGAGAGGGTTGAAATTATAGTGGTAGTATTTAATTCAACAGGCAGAGGAATCTAAATGCAAAGCGTGTGGAGATGGTCACCTAAGATTTTCCtactctctttttaatttttatatccaTACCCCGATATAAGATTCTTACCTAACATAACTAGTTAAAGGATAGCTATCTCTATGAATGGGAGGTTCATCCAATCCATTCCAAATGGATTAAAACTATTTGGTCCCATTCAACACACCCTTCTATGTtttatatactactacttattcATTTCAAACTCTCTTTTCTGTTTTATACAATACAAGCTTATCTAAGGAAAAAAGTTGTTACCCAGTTTTTATTACGTCTAGCGTTGTCGAATATCCAGTTCCCAAATAGTATACACACAAAACTTGTGAGAAATAGTTGCTCCAATATAACTAACTATATTTGACAATTCACGCAAATTTTAGTCCGCCCTTAATGCACGTCTATTGCGAAATTGTCGCAAGTATCGATTATGAGTTCATCTTAACCCAATAATTTTATACTTTATCCAAAATCCAATAAgcttatctttttaaaaattcatatctAAAACCTATACGCTCAAAATTCCGAATCAGCCTCTAAGCGCTTAGATAACTAAATTACAAGCCAAAtattcctccttcttcttcttcttcttttttttttaaaaaaaaaaaaaaaaaaaagatttcttttcaaGCCAACCTATAACGACAAAACATAAAAGGATTCCTTTAAGCTACTTGGAAGCTGCGAGAACAAATTGGAGAAACATTTTACTAGTTTGTTTACCCCAAGAAACAGCAACCCAATTAGAACTGACAAAATTACAAGTCATCCTATAACGACAGAACATCAAAAAATCTTCTAAACAATTTGGAGGGTACGAGGATTAGCAGACCACTACAGTCCACTAAGATGATACCAAATGCAATCATGAAAAATGGTATAGGAGGAGAGGTCAGACAGATTTTAATATACAGTAACATACATAAGTGAAATTCCACCTCATGGAGGTATGAGGCAGATTTTAATATGTGATGTGGAAATCTCCAAATCAAGATCAATAGACGTTTGAAATACAACAATTGAAAAACAAGAGATGTGCCACAAAAAGTACAGTAAGTGAAATAATTTTAAGCAAGTGTACCAATGTGCACATACTGTTGTGGATAAAAATAGCCAGTAGAACgaatctttcttttcttcattcaTCACCCTTTCTCAACATCAATCATTTAATTACTTTCTCTTTACCTGCACTAACATTGGACACTATAGTATCTGTATACTGTCATGACTTATGAAGGGCTCTCATTGATCATTCTTACTACTGACTGGAAAAGATTGGATTTTTAATTTTACATCAACATATgcaacaagaatattaaaaatcaCAAAGAGAAAGACATTGAGAGaaccattgtttttttttttcttttgtcatctttattttaaaaatataaaccaAAATAACGAAATAGAGATGCACATTTTCCCCCTACAATTCTACAGTTTTTGTACAAAtgcaagaaaaacaaaaattattttgaggACACCCAACTCACCTTCTTCATAATCCATCAAAATCAACACTTTCCAAATTcacattttttttagtttcctaATCAATCAGAGACTTAATCTTTTTCCTTGCAAAACTTGAATCAAGCTATTAGCATTCCTTCTCACTTTCTCATTATCATCTTCTAATAAGCCAACACAAATCTCAAACACCCCTTCTCTTACGACCAAAACACGCATCCTTTCACTGTAATTACACAACAAACTGATAGTCAATAGAGCATATTGCACAGCTCTGGATGACCcatttttcaagaattttatcaatatttccAATAGTCCACCAAATTTGATCATCTCTTGACGACCTTCTTTACATTTTGCTAACAATCCCAATACCTCAACGGCTCTTCCCAGGCCCGAATTAGCATTCTGAATCAGTATTGGAACAGCCCGATTCTCCACGGCCCGAACCCGATTGTCCGGGAAAGAAGAGAGAGTGTAGAGAGCAGTAGCAGCTTCCTTTCTCTCTCTACCATTTCCACCCCAAAGAAGTGAAATTAACCCAAGAATCGCATCTGGGTATGCCCCAATTGTTGCCTTATTCACTTCCACCACCGCTAAACTCGTCAAAACCGTGGCGGCCACCGCCCTCGAGTCTCCGGTACCTCTCCGTAACGTTGCAACCACTTTCCCCACAACCCCTTCAGCTACCAAACCCACTTTGTTGTCATCATCCAAGCTCAAATTCAACAACAAATGAAGCGCTTTCTCCTGAAAACCACCCGAATCATCATCGAAATCAACACAATTCAGCACAGCAGAAACAGCCCCGGACTCAGTGAGCTTCCGTCGGATCGCTGAGTCACGCTTGGAAAGCTTACTGAGTTTGTCAAGCGAGTTGAGCTTAGAATCCAACGGCGAAGAAGCAGCAATAAGGGTTTGAATAAGGGACTTCGGTTCAGGGTAAGATAGTGGTTTAGGGAAAGAGACGAGGGTATAATTGGAAATGAGACTACGAAGTGCATGATTAGGGATTAGAGAAACCGGGTCGGATATGGGCAGCTTTGTAATCGGGCAAGTCCGGTGACCGGAGTCAAGCCACCGTTGGATTGATGAACGGTCAAAGGTATGACCCGACGAGAGAATAACCGGGTCGGACATAATTTCAAGGGAAATCGGGCACCGAAAGTCATCCGGGAACTGGCTCGGACTTGCCATTTCTGTTTTATCTCTCTACACTagattctctctctctctctctttctctctctatacgTATCTATTTAGCCTATAAATATATAGTAATGTGTGTGTGGAGGTAAGAGAGGGTTTATGAGGTTTAGGTCAAAGGAAATAGTGTACACTATGTGAGGTGGTGCAAATTTGAGGTGGAGGAGCTTGCCTTGTGACATGCATTGCCATGTGAAATTACATTATTCTCCTTGAAAATGACATTAGTAATACTCTAATTCAtgtgatataataataataataataataatatgtctttttctAGATCATTTTAGTACAAGTCGATCATTTATTAAAAACAACTTTTTCTACCTCAAGAAGGTAAAAAGAAGTTATGGatatgtttataatttatttaaattaacttattttaagtCAATATAGCTTCTAAATATTTACGTAGTGTTTGATTAAAATACGAAAATGcaagtaaatatttaattttacgtttaaaaaatcataatctaagtttaCTTTTAAAAGTCAAAAATGTTATTGgattatacaattttttttattattattaatataactTGTTGAATAATTGGAAAACACTAGGAAAGTGAAAATAGTGATTTGGTGGATAATGACAAGTATGCTATTTCTCagctaaaatgattcaaatggATTTGTCGGTCACTTTTTCCCTAAAAAAGGGAAATTGAATCTTAGTTCATATCCTTAATTTAAGTTCCTAAATCTTTTCCTTAACTTAAATTTACCAAATTACGAAAACCTACAGTTTGATCAAAAAGGGGTATTTTTGGAAGTAAAACTTAGTAAAGGTAGTACCTCAACGGTCCCCTGATTTATTATATGGCTCTGTCGTCACGAGAAAGTGTAACCGTTgtgaaaattatgtaaatttaTTGATTTACCCTACTGCTACTGTTACAAGTCAACTCACATAAACCTCTGTTTGCTCATAAATTTTATAGCTGATACttagaaatttaaatattttgaatatgtATGTTACTTTATTTATGATGAAAATCCCAAAAATTGTGATGATCTAATTTTTGAAAacttaaaaatacttaaaaattatatttttaaaatctgaTCAACTTTATGATcaaataattatttgaaaaagaattttctaagcttattctaaaaatatgatttaaaaatagttttaaatcataattatgatttaaaaatatcGTAAAGTTGATCAGGTtcttaaaatatgatttaaaaatatttttaaaaattaaaaatatttaaaatatcatatagttttaaaatttatgatatttttaaatatttttaattcttaaatgataattatgatttaaaaatagttttaaatcataatttaaaaatatgagCAAATTTTAaggtcaaataaatatttaaaatattttttaaaatttatagttaaacctagcaaataaaaaagaaacgTGTTAAATTTGagcaaatttttaaaatttaaaatatttaaagaccatatttttaaaatttgagcaaatattatgatcaaacaaatagttaaaaataattttttaaatttatggtCAAACCGAACAGCGTAggcacataaaaataaatttattaaagtcttttagattaaaaatatttaaaaaacatattataaaattcTGATAAGATTTtatgatcaaataaatatttaaaaggcCAAATCCATTGATAgccccctaaacttgacaccatctttcacttagacacctcaagTGGACGATGTTCATTTTAGGCACCTCAACCAGCTATTAACTGtattattttgacactttttttacaGTCAGCTAAAATTAACTCTGCTGACATGACATACAaccaattaaaaaataacatgtggcactttttgtataaaataataattttaaataaattataattaaaaaaatctatttttaactaattaacttaaattttttttttaataaataaatgctCCACCTCCCCCCGCCCTCCTCCCCCTTTATCATCTTCTCCAAACAACCCCcaatcatcatcttcttccttaTCACCCcagtaccccccccccccccctcatcCAAATCATCCCAGCCCACCACCCGAATCACCTTCTCCAAACACCCCAGTGCCCTCCCACCCACTCGAATCACCATCTTCGAACATCCAGCCCCCCAGCTCCGATCATCTTCTCCAAAATACCCCAACAACCCCATTCCCACCTCCAAATTTTTTTCTCTCACACACATTAATAACGGTTGAATTTAACAAATTTATTCGcatcaatttaattcaattttatcaatttttaagttgatacaTAGAAGCAATTTTCTAAATGGGCAAAAAAAAGAAGTTAATAAATAGAAATGGTATAAATGGCGATTCTTACGGGGACACCATTTTAAATGGGCaaaaaaagttgataaatttTAAATGGAGAAAATGATAAATTGTCTAAATGGGCAAAAAAAGAATTTGATAAATGGCGGTTCTTTTAGCTGATTGTAAAAAAGAacgttgaattttttttaatttctaacaaaaaaagaagaagttgataaatgggcaaaattgatgtttaagaaattaaaaaaaaaagtataaaaaaaatgaaagcaattaaatattattattataaccaAGTTGGATGTCATATATCAGATAAAAAACAGTAATCACGTGcctaaaatgggtgaaaaatacgCAAGCTGCCACCTATGCAAAAAGTGTCAGGATGACACACTCGTATACCGATTGAGGTGTCAAAAATGAACAACATTCACTTGAGATGTCAAAGTGAAAAATAGTGTCAAGTTTAGGAGGCTGTCGATTGATTTGGCCtatttaaaattaacttttcaaaattaattctcaaaatttatagTCAAATCTAGAAAAGTATGCAATAAAGAAATGTATTAAAgttcaataaattaaaaatacttaaagattatattctcaaaatctaatcaaatttaatgattaaa comes from Capsicum annuum cultivar UCD-10X-F1 chromosome 2, UCD10Xv1.1, whole genome shotgun sequence and encodes:
- the LOC107859510 gene encoding U-box domain-containing protein 8 — protein: MASPSQFPDDFRCPISLEIMSDPVILSSGHTFDRSSIQRWLDSGHRTCPITKLPISDPVSLIPNHALRSLISNYTLVSFPKPLSYPEPKSLIQTLIAASSPLDSKLNSLDKLSKLSKRDSAIRRKLTESGAVSAVLNCVDFDDDSGGFQEKALHLLLNLSLDDDNKVGLVAEGVVGKVVATLRRGTGDSRAVAATVLTSLAVVEVNKATIGAYPDAILGLISLLWGGNGRERKEAATALYTLSSFPDNRVRAVENRAVPILIQNANSGLGRAVEVLGLLAKCKEGRQEMIKFGGLLEILIKFLKNGSSRAVQYALLTISLLCNYSERMRVLVVREGVFEICVGLLEDDNEKVRRNANSLIQVLQGKRLSL